In Limnohabitans sp. INBF002, one genomic interval encodes:
- a CDS encoding acyl-CoA dehydrogenase family protein: protein MSRNDFPELREGVRQVVSAFDSRYWQEIDEARAFPEKFVTALTDAGWLSALIPEEYGGSNLSLTEASVIMEEINRAGGNSGACHGQMYVMGCVVRHGSKAQKEALLPKIASGELRMQSMAVTEPTTGSDTTQLKTVAVRQGDHYVVNGQKVWTSRLQHSDYMLLLARTTPLSEVKKKSEGLSVFLVDLREEVGKTITVKPIRNMVNHETNEIFIDNLRIPVENRIGEEGLGLKYILDGLNAERILIAAECIGDGYWFVDRATQYAKERVVFGRAIAHNQGIQFPIAKAHINVEAASLMRYEAARLFDAGLPCGAEANMSKLLAADASWEAANVCLQTHGGFGFAAEYDIERKFRETRLYQVAPISTNLILSYVGEHVLGMPKSY from the coding sequence ATGAGCCGAAATGATTTTCCCGAATTGCGCGAAGGTGTGCGCCAAGTGGTGTCCGCCTTTGACTCGCGTTACTGGCAAGAGATAGACGAGGCCAGGGCGTTTCCTGAAAAGTTTGTCACCGCCTTGACCGATGCAGGTTGGTTGTCTGCTCTGATTCCTGAGGAATACGGCGGGTCCAACTTGAGCCTGACCGAGGCCAGCGTGATCATGGAAGAGATCAACCGTGCTGGCGGCAATTCAGGCGCCTGCCACGGCCAGATGTACGTGATGGGTTGTGTCGTGCGTCATGGTTCAAAGGCGCAAAAAGAAGCTCTGTTGCCCAAGATTGCTTCAGGTGAGTTGCGCATGCAGTCGATGGCAGTCACGGAGCCAACCACGGGCTCGGACACCACCCAGCTCAAAACAGTCGCGGTGCGCCAAGGTGACCACTATGTCGTCAATGGTCAAAAGGTGTGGACCTCGCGTTTGCAGCACTCCGACTACATGTTGCTGTTGGCCCGCACCACGCCGCTGTCTGAAGTGAAGAAAAAGTCAGAAGGCTTGTCGGTGTTCTTGGTGGACTTGCGTGAAGAGGTCGGCAAGACCATCACGGTCAAACCCATTCGCAACATGGTCAACCATGAGACGAATGAAATCTTCATCGATAACTTGCGTATCCCTGTCGAGAACCGCATTGGCGAAGAAGGCTTGGGCCTGAAATACATTCTGGATGGGTTGAATGCCGAGCGCATTTTGATTGCTGCTGAATGTATCGGTGACGGCTATTGGTTTGTTGACCGAGCCACCCAGTATGCAAAGGAACGCGTGGTGTTTGGCCGCGCGATTGCACACAACCAGGGCATTCAATTCCCGATTGCCAAAGCGCACATCAACGTCGAAGCGGCCAGCTTGATGCGCTATGAAGCCGCGCGTTTGTTCGATGCCGGTCTGCCGTGCGGGGCCGAGGCCAATATGTCTAAATTGCTTGCGGCCGATGCGTCGTGGGAAGCCGCCAATGTGTGTTTGCAAACGCACGGTGGATTTGGCTTTGCCGCCGAGTACGACATTGAGCGCAAATTCCGCGAGACACGTCTCTACCAAGTGGCACCGATCTCGACCAACTTGATCTTGTCTTATGTGGGCGAGCACGTGTTGGGCATGCCTAAATCTTATTGA
- a CDS encoding SDR family oxidoreductase, with product MNLELTGQRVLITGGSKGIGLAIAQAFAAEGAKPVLVSRDRANLAHAVQAIEAAHHITPEVFEADLGLPGSAEKLCQQVGDIDVLVNNAGAIPGGNIHDITEERWRQAWELKLYSYINLTRAYLPSMEKRGKGVIANIIGMAGAAPRYEYICGSAANAALIAFTQGLGGGTVRQGVRVFGINPSPTRSDRMQGMLQQQATTKLGDASRWHELTLALPFGRLAEPDEIAKLTAFCASPLCGYLSGSVINVDGGQMFTTPSK from the coding sequence ATGAATTTAGAACTGACAGGACAGCGCGTCCTTATCACGGGTGGATCCAAAGGCATTGGTTTGGCGATTGCGCAAGCGTTCGCGGCCGAAGGCGCCAAGCCTGTTTTGGTGTCGCGTGATCGCGCCAACTTGGCCCATGCGGTGCAAGCCATTGAAGCTGCACACCACATCACTCCCGAGGTGTTTGAGGCTGATTTGGGCTTGCCTGGTTCCGCGGAAAAGTTATGCCAACAGGTGGGTGATATTGATGTGTTGGTGAACAATGCGGGCGCGATTCCAGGCGGCAACATCCACGACATCACCGAAGAGCGCTGGCGTCAGGCATGGGAGCTCAAGCTCTACAGCTACATCAACCTGACGCGCGCATATTTGCCCAGCATGGAAAAACGCGGCAAGGGTGTGATTGCCAACATCATCGGCATGGCCGGTGCGGCACCGCGCTATGAATACATCTGCGGCTCAGCGGCCAATGCGGCGCTCATCGCTTTCACCCAAGGTCTGGGCGGTGGCACGGTGCGCCAAGGTGTGCGCGTGTTCGGCATCAACCCTTCGCCCACCCGGAGTGACCGCATGCAGGGCATGTTGCAGCAGCAAGCCACCACCAAGTTGGGAGACGCCTCGCGTTGGCATGAACTGACCTTGGCTTTGCCGTTTGGTCGTCTGGCCGAACCCGATGAGATTGCCAAGTTGACAGCCTTTTGTGCCTCACCGTTGTGCGGCTATCTGAGCGGCAGTGTCATCAACGTGGACGGTGGCCAAATGTTCACCACACCGAGTAAATAA
- a CDS encoding polysaccharide deacetylase family protein, whose translation MANPRIPYRFSNEGPQLAAPKEGAILVHLVVNVEHWQFDASMPRTIITPPHGKETVPDVPNFSWVDYGMRAGLPRIINAIHSRGLPASTSFNAGVIQAYPRAAEAMHQAGWEFIGHGVHQKALNHAEGEEALISTSLDMIESFTGKRPKGWLSPGLRESHDTPDILKKLGVEYVFDWVVDDVPHWMHTKNGPLMSLPYNLEVNDSIIYAIEKHASDEMFQRLSNTLRLFKRECAIQPRVLSLGLHPHLIGVPHRFESFERMLDLLMATPEVCFVTGEKMAQWYSAQVPAPSN comes from the coding sequence ATGGCTAATCCTCGCATCCCTTATCGGTTTTCTAACGAAGGCCCACAGCTGGCGGCGCCCAAAGAAGGTGCCATCTTGGTTCACTTGGTGGTCAACGTGGAGCACTGGCAGTTTGATGCCAGCATGCCGCGCACCATCATCACGCCGCCACATGGCAAAGAAACTGTGCCTGACGTGCCCAACTTCAGTTGGGTCGACTACGGTATGCGCGCAGGCTTGCCGCGCATCATCAATGCCATTCACAGCCGTGGCTTGCCTGCGTCCACCAGCTTTAACGCGGGTGTGATTCAAGCCTATCCACGTGCGGCAGAAGCCATGCACCAAGCCGGCTGGGAATTCATCGGTCATGGCGTGCATCAAAAGGCGCTCAACCATGCGGAGGGCGAAGAGGCATTGATCTCGACCAGCTTGGACATGATCGAGTCGTTCACGGGCAAACGCCCCAAAGGTTGGCTAAGCCCGGGTTTGCGTGAGTCGCACGACACCCCCGATATTTTGAAGAAGTTGGGCGTTGAGTACGTGTTCGATTGGGTGGTGGACGATGTGCCGCATTGGATGCACACCAAGAACGGCCCACTCATGTCCTTGCCTTACAACCTCGAAGTCAACGACTCCATCATCTACGCGATCGAAAAACATGCGTCAGACGAAATGTTCCAACGCTTGTCCAACACCTTGCGTTTGTTCAAGCGTGAATGTGCGATCCAACCACGGGTGCTGTCGCTTGGCTTGCATCCGCATTTGATCGGTGTGCCTCACCGTTTCGAGAGCTTCGAAAGAATGCTCGACCTTTTGATGGCAACGCCTGAGGTGTGTTTTGTCACCGGCGAAAAAATGGCCCAGTGGTATTCGGCCCAAGTGCCAGCCCCATCCAACTGA
- a CDS encoding ABC transporter ATP-binding protein → MSNITVQDLCKTYPGQPPVKALDHIDLDVPPGEFVALLGPSGCGKSTLLNLIAGFELPSSGILQVNQQAVQAPGPERGVVFQEAALFPWLTVWENVIFGPQMQGLPKAEYEERANEMLSIVGLHDFKNHLPVQLSGGMRQRVGIARILTLGSRVLLMDEPFGALDAQTRLTMQELLLSVWQKLKPTIIFVTHDIDEAIFLASTIYVMSARPGRIQSKINVPLARPRTVADTASEAFSAMKLDILNLIRHTHG, encoded by the coding sequence ATGTCCAATATCACTGTTCAAGATCTTTGCAAAACTTATCCTGGTCAACCGCCTGTCAAGGCACTTGATCACATTGACCTCGACGTGCCTCCGGGTGAGTTTGTGGCGTTGCTCGGCCCCTCGGGTTGCGGCAAGTCCACGTTGCTCAACCTGATTGCAGGTTTCGAGTTGCCCAGTTCGGGCATCTTGCAGGTCAACCAGCAAGCGGTGCAAGCGCCAGGCCCTGAGCGTGGCGTGGTGTTTCAAGAGGCCGCTTTGTTTCCTTGGTTGACAGTATGGGAGAACGTTATTTTTGGTCCTCAAATGCAAGGCCTTCCGAAGGCTGAGTATGAGGAGCGTGCCAATGAAATGCTCAGCATCGTGGGTTTGCATGATTTCAAAAATCACTTGCCCGTGCAGCTGTCAGGGGGCATGCGTCAACGCGTGGGCATTGCGCGCATTTTGACCTTGGGTTCACGTGTGTTGCTGATGGACGAACCCTTTGGCGCGTTGGATGCGCAGACCCGACTCACCATGCAAGAGCTGTTGTTGTCGGTGTGGCAAAAGCTCAAGCCCACCATCATCTTTGTCACACATGACATTGACGAAGCCATTTTCTTGGCCAGCACCATCTATGTCATGTCTGCACGACCTGGTCGCATCCAATCCAAAATCAATGTGCCCTTGGCGCGTCCCCGCACGGTGGCTGACACGGCGAGTGAGGCTTTCAGCGCCATGAAGCTCGACATTCTCAACCTCATCCGACACACCCATGGCTAA
- a CDS encoding ABC transporter permease, translating to MKTTAHFKQLLLGLVVPTAVVVLWQVMGNMPGMAGILPTPLKVVEGWHGWIFGQAGLGLNPYLGTWLSNVEYSSMRVAQGFVLAALVGVPLGLLIGWSKFISQMLDPLIQSLRPIPITAWLPFSIAVFGIRDVGSIFLIFLGGFYAIVVNATQGARDVDRNLVRAALMMGASRAQLLYRVVLPAAMPSIFTGLRIGLGISWTAVIVSEMVAVKSGLGYVLWDAYYVGRMDIVLADMVSIGAMGYISDRIIVFIERKVLVWRILQSH from the coding sequence ATGAAGACAACGGCACATTTCAAGCAACTGCTGCTCGGACTGGTGGTACCCACCGCCGTTGTCGTGCTGTGGCAGGTGATGGGCAATATGCCCGGCATGGCCGGCATACTGCCTACGCCTTTGAAGGTGGTTGAGGGGTGGCACGGCTGGATCTTCGGACAAGCCGGTCTGGGCCTCAACCCCTACCTCGGCACGTGGTTGTCCAACGTGGAGTACTCCTCCATGCGTGTGGCACAAGGCTTTGTGTTGGCTGCACTGGTCGGCGTGCCACTCGGCCTGTTGATTGGTTGGAGCAAGTTCATTTCGCAAATGCTCGACCCCTTGATTCAAAGTTTGCGCCCCATTCCCATCACAGCATGGTTGCCCTTCTCCATCGCCGTGTTTGGTATCCGAGATGTGGGTTCGATCTTTCTCATTTTCCTAGGTGGCTTTTATGCCATCGTGGTCAACGCCACACAAGGCGCACGTGATGTCGATCGCAATTTGGTACGTGCTGCTTTGATGATGGGCGCGAGTCGCGCGCAGCTGTTGTATCGCGTGGTGTTGCCAGCGGCGATGCCGTCGATCTTCACCGGTTTGCGTATTGGCCTTGGCATTTCGTGGACAGCGGTGATCGTGTCAGAAATGGTGGCCGTCAAGTCTGGCCTGGGCTATGTGCTGTGGGATGCCTACTACGTGGGCCGCATGGACATCGTGTTGGCCGACATGGTGTCGATTGGTGCCATGGGTTATATCAGCGATCGCATCATTGTGTTCATCGAACGCAAGGTTCTGGTCTGGCGTATTTTGCAAAGTCACTGA
- a CDS encoding ABC transporter substrate-binding protein: MKSLRTLLTIALSLTATVALAVGPSPAPMKQKEVLSVGFVKVGHLAPMLMLEEELKKLNIEVKRAEFVRYADARTALLSGSVDVSAVGPGDLAIVAAQGSKNLIGLTGVGSSNKFLVVRKGVKIDEWGDINGKKIAIAPGSAVWFQWAMTLIEKNIPYTSFSPVNVQGGGTAFVQAMKRGDIDAMVLWEPFESQAVAEGDAYFATKLDYSQSRSVGAELGMLAASGEAMATKKELVRRFLWAYLKVEEQLAKNNDQFADAYAKYTGLPLSVTKESAKIIKLGGVLNKEQVGRLAEAAFKQGIVQKDVTKEAAELYDDSMAKEIKK, from the coding sequence ATGAAATCTTTAAGAACCCTGCTCACGATTGCGCTGTCATTGACAGCCACCGTTGCTTTGGCTGTAGGGCCCTCCCCCGCACCCATGAAACAAAAAGAAGTCCTCAGTGTGGGCTTTGTCAAAGTGGGCCACTTGGCGCCTATGCTGATGCTGGAAGAGGAGCTCAAGAAGCTCAACATTGAAGTCAAGCGTGCAGAGTTTGTGCGCTACGCCGATGCACGTACCGCGTTGCTGTCGGGCTCGGTCGATGTGTCGGCCGTTGGACCTGGCGATTTGGCCATCGTGGCGGCGCAAGGCAGCAAGAACTTGATCGGTTTGACCGGTGTGGGTAGCTCCAACAAATTTTTGGTGGTGCGCAAAGGCGTGAAGATCGACGAATGGGGTGATATCAATGGCAAGAAAATTGCCATCGCACCCGGATCAGCCGTGTGGTTCCAATGGGCCATGACCTTGATTGAAAAGAACATTCCTTACACCTCGTTCTCGCCCGTTAACGTGCAAGGCGGCGGGACAGCATTTGTGCAAGCCATGAAGCGTGGCGACATTGATGCGATGGTGTTGTGGGAGCCCTTTGAATCTCAAGCTGTTGCCGAAGGCGATGCGTATTTCGCGACCAAGCTTGATTACAGCCAGTCACGTTCCGTGGGCGCAGAGTTGGGCATGTTGGCCGCTTCGGGCGAAGCCATGGCGACTAAGAAAGAATTGGTGCGTCGCTTCTTGTGGGCCTACCTCAAAGTGGAGGAGCAATTGGCGAAAAACAACGACCAATTCGCAGATGCCTATGCCAAGTACACAGGTCTGCCACTGAGTGTGACCAAAGAATCAGCCAAGATCATCAAACTCGGCGGCGTGCTCAACAAAGAGCAGGTGGGTCGTTTGGCTGAGGCTGCGTTCAAGCAAGGCATCGTGCAAAAAGACGTGACCAAAGAAGCGGCTGAGCTGTATGACGACAGCATGGCCAAAGAAATCAAGAAGTAA
- a CDS encoding enoyl-CoA hydratase, which yields MGAIHVTHDAHVTVVTIDDAERYNAMSLSMWIALGQAFDAIERQPDVRAVILRGAGERAFVSGANISEFETQRNSDASVAHYNQSVAEAQEAITRCRVPVIAAISGICYGGGLGLALSCDLRYAGPTSKFRMPAARLGLGYGYQGMKSIVQNLGPTAAAEAFYTAKIYSAAEAAHIGIVNSVHDDVFAHCADVALQIAQNAPLTVQAAKQAMLCIADGDTSQITRIDQAVDACFKSSDYAEGRLAFAQKRLPQFTGH from the coding sequence ATGGGGGCTATACACGTCACACACGACGCGCACGTGACCGTGGTCACGATTGACGACGCCGAGCGTTACAACGCCATGAGCTTGTCGATGTGGATTGCGCTCGGCCAAGCGTTTGACGCGATTGAACGTCAGCCCGATGTGCGTGCTGTGATTTTGCGTGGTGCCGGTGAACGTGCGTTTGTGTCCGGCGCCAATATCAGCGAATTTGAAACCCAGCGAAATTCAGACGCATCGGTCGCTCACTACAACCAAAGCGTGGCGGAGGCGCAAGAGGCGATCACCCGTTGTCGCGTCCCTGTCATTGCTGCCATCAGTGGTATTTGTTATGGCGGCGGTTTGGGCTTGGCATTGAGTTGCGATTTGCGTTATGCGGGCCCTACATCGAAGTTCCGCATGCCTGCCGCACGCTTGGGCTTGGGCTATGGCTACCAGGGCATGAAAAGCATTGTGCAAAACCTCGGGCCCACAGCGGCGGCAGAAGCTTTTTATACCGCCAAGATTTACAGCGCAGCAGAGGCTGCACACATTGGCATCGTCAACTCAGTGCATGACGATGTGTTCGCGCATTGCGCCGATGTGGCTTTGCAAATTGCACAGAACGCTCCCCTCACGGTTCAAGCCGCCAAGCAAGCCATGCTGTGCATTGCAGATGGCGACACCTCTCAAATCACACGCATCGATCAGGCCGTAGATGCGTGTTTCAAAAGCAGCGACTATGCCGAGGGCCGACTGGCTTTTGCACAGAAGCGGCTACCTCAGTTCACCGGCCATTGA